In the genome of Andrena cerasifolii isolate SP2316 chromosome 5, iyAndCera1_principal, whole genome shotgun sequence, one region contains:
- the Sev gene encoding receptor protein-tyrosine kinase sevenless isoform X1 has translation MLATGLCAFLKVLALAASVAALLPEDLEDRSAPANLQEECASKCPDLDLTQNRTDDSSSEVGCGVRCKIDQCTKGCGAWQRALDTSCQAVCNGTQELLPPKELYCVLGCHDALNRYFQQLKAEIGIPPAPALVADSLTATSLRLEWKGIDIERRGGGISYLVQWRYEELAETWQYCRNQSWGEDDQILVENLQPYTKYRFRVALLLKSSQHNPEPIVSAPSVVIRTLAEGLPTSAPVILRSAVVDSCRISVSWEPGPFPNGPLLSYVLRLQGADHSQLKDIPASENTDHYMFQNLEPNKNYSISVTMRNGVGEGPPAVISITTTPEPAVKDTQQPILILGGQHVVMKQDADMLDEPSVVYENTSTIRGVAIHVASAQLFVSDSLGYVYRTSIVKRTTPTVLLSPSQANFKPLSLSVDWLNLHLYILGEVKHATTVWQIARCNLDGRGLTVAVAGFLTRPTHIEVDPYNGYLFWVTRGGLYRLDLADISNGVKHEVQPYLILDDANLGAFTVDHTNFRLLVPHHIQNTVMSVSLDGREILDLRQNTQQPKFKNVVSLAMANGLFYWTNGEEVLIEGYHSGQNRYFHNAYPDRSNGSFVSVNVLMDASQPVPVPVNPPTGVQAVLGVERAKVSWQAPHLLGGQGKGAWQNWSYELEMKDESTGETIHQKDIAGSSHTVHNLREKSEYSIKAAAYTSAGRGPWSTEFRGRTLRDGSHASILWSANEGLLRSDVTGENIDTLMYKASLKEAETDYHIVDVSWYKDVLYIVGNNSALYRYNVTSHQKAKMNIHSVGSVAVDWISRKLYWANPKQQIITRANLNGSHQEPMSILAIVKELMIDSMEAYLYWSTGHAVEVARLNGQDRRYYHSDEIFNGKQVMGLTLDTENRYVYWIVRSYESGSIVYRAPTSERIPMSHKIVPEKVSALQHPNMQGPLCYFSEHLLWLQDDRNAVIGDLSGQNTAIINGITLSGLHMVAVMDPALHQYPKNLTSETVAVLPNAVNYSSIRVEGTWRNFNISWDPVENINYGTVFYEVKFADYINTNSNPEITTETSMPYNNSERILPYSVLEVTVKAFTYWETAHHTRRTLRSPQSVPSQPTDPRAFIEFHKEPPSESVDIFVIFRWDQPEFANGLIVGYTVQCWFIEDDAEIQICDQSLISDKLQHTVHDLLPNTTYYFQVRAHTEIGPGPYTDVINVSTIYENPVPQLLVATMDAVRISDLDQEENHTITRHIAVEVTYLAAERKIYWINEMQELVTSDLIGANATKILTLNNSALSVSVDWVARDLYWSESGYRENGGHIIKLDLTMWQAGIVKYERIVTANRRILNLDILPSTGSLYWIELTKNDRGVIMQSDLDGESSQPFFNHIDDCSCPYRPSVIPVMAIDSTNIEKPAMYWISLEGHLNIADINGCTCSLIVSADFNKGLPPTSLTVDKMNIYWSNIAEDQIYFINKKYPEDGEIKHFYLPSVRSIKALGKSLQPYPITNCLVPHQVSYNVEETKKTAYSITVKLPQPVPHIGCEGYSLPRTLYTIYVSQCLENDPTKCEDSERTKLQTYETEYEITDLKPFTKYRLKLALSNYYADLESMSLEFGSGVVLRTGAGAPTTPENVTVQALTPTLAVVYWMPPKILNAAAVRYEVHWRLVRLINGARQKGEQLIKGTERTADGRFFTMLEPWLPGQEYLVFVRAYPAHFNDVYSESRGQVVKMFPEPNNLTSSGISVNSLNVSWVPTVNLTIRYTLEYKDVAVEDWQIANHSTVSNDKVTYFIQRLQPRTLYKFRLLLRYPSYKKDFVWPADGRFTFQTLGDVPSAPGMPTVTKLRNSVYQLNWEPAQAHGSQITLYCVEGMRINEINEQIDSTENAVWKLYYNGTDSYWIITGDMDDKYRFRVQARNAYGFGAWSRSSLIVDLTETTGGILAAQQHLGLVLGLSVPVITIMLICFCYFLCPVYRQRKEDKKAVLPPLVSDVELATLREIPRGNFVQSNALYASTLQNDPDDSTLPKIRREQITLAKFLGSGAFGEVFQGNAMDLDRPGVTPVAIKTLRKGASAQEKTEFLQEARLMSHFRHKHVLRLLGVCMDTDPPLLVLELMEAGDLLSYLRAGRSLQPTDPHVLRLQDLLAMCEDVARGCRYLEELHFVHRDLACRNCLVSARDRENRVVKIGDFGLARDIYKNDYYRKEGEGLLPVRWMAPESLVDGVFTSQSDVWAFGVLMWEITSLGQQPYPARTNLEVLHHVRAGGRLSKPLNCPPVLHQLMLRCWSAADARPSFKLCLENIVRLRSTIEDGPLSPVHAGHYLARRGNSWKSSSSEGSRDMQPFLQNSHNTPLTSQSGEIPKYLELLADNEDIIQGGP, from the exons AATCGAACGGACGACTCGAGCTCGGAAGTGGGATGTGGTGTGCGATGCAAGATCGATCAG TGCACAAAAGGCTGTGGAGCGTGGCAACGAGCACTCGACACGAGCTGCCAGGCAGTCTGC AACGGGACGCAGGAGCTGCTGCCGCCCAAGGAACTGTACTGTGTTCTCGGCTGTCACGACGCCTTGAATCGTTACTTCCAGCAGTTGAAAG CGGAGATAGGTATTCCTCCGGCACCGGCGCTGGTAGCAGACTCCCTGACCGCAACGTCCCTACGGCTCGAATGGAAAGGAATAGACATCGAAAGACGAGGAGGCGGTATTTCGTACCTGGTGCAGTGGAGGTACGAAGAACTGGCCGAAACGTGGCAGTACTGCAGGAACCAGTCCTGGGGTGAGGATGATCAAATTCTGGTCGAGAACCTGCAGCCGTACACTAAGTACAGG TTTCGCGTAGCGTTGCTCTTAAAATCGTCTCAGCATAATCCCGAGCCGATCGTCTCCGCCCCGAGCGTCGTGATAAGAACACTCGCCGAAGGTTTGCCGACCTCAGCACCGGTAATTTTAAGATCGGCGGTGGTAGACAGCTGCCGCATCTCTGTGTCTTGGGAACCGGGACCTTTCCCGAATGGGCCACTTTTGTCTTATGTCCTGCGTCTGCAAGGGGCTGACCACTCCCAGCTTAAG GACATTCCAGCCTCCGAGAACACCGACCACTACATGTTCCAAAACCTCGAGCCGAATAAGAATTATTCCATAAGCGTGACCATGAGGAACGGAGTGGGCGAGGGTCCTCCGGCAGTCATCTCCATCACGACCACCCCGGAGCCAGCTG TGAAAGATACTCAGCAGCCCATTCTAATCCTCGGTGGTCAGCACGTGGTGATGAAGCAGGACGCGGACATGCTGGACGAGCCGAGCGTCGTCTACGAGAACACCAGCACGATTCGCGGCGTGGCGATCCACGTAGCTTCTGCCCAGCTGTTCGTTTCCGATTCCCTGGGATACGTGTACAGAACATCGATCGTGAAACGAACGACGCCTACGGTGCTCCTCAGCCCCAGCCAGGCAAACTTCAAGCCCCTCAGCCTGTCCGTCGACTGGCTGAACCTCCACCTGTACATCCTCGGCGAGGTGAAACACGCGACGACAGTCTGGCAGATAGCTAGGTGCAATTTAGACGGCAGAGGTTTGACAGTGGCCGTGGCTGGCTTTCTGACACGACCCACCCACATCGAGGTAGATCCCTACAACGGTTACTTATTCTGGGTGACCAGAGGTGGCTTGTACAGACTCGACCTGGCTGACATAAGCAATGGAGTGAAGCACGAG GTTCAGCCCTACTTAATCTTAGACGACGCTAATCTAGGCGCGTTCACCGTCGACCACACGAACTTCCGTCTGCTAGTCCCCCATCACATCCAGAACACAGTGATGTCCGTCTCCCTGGACGGCCGCGAGATCCTGGACCTTCGCCAGAACACGCAGCAGCCGAAGTTCAAAAACGTGGTCTCCCTGGCCATGGCGAACGGCCTGTTCTATTGGACGAACGGGGAGGAAGTGTTGATAGAGGGGTACCACTCGGGGCAGAACAGATACTTCCACAACGCGTACCCCGATAG GTCGAACGGTTCATTTGTCAGTGTCAATGTACTTATGGATGCCAGCCAGCCGGTCCCAGTCCCAGTGAACCCACCGACAGGCGTGCAGGCGGTCCTGGGGGTGGAGAGGGCGAAAGTGTCTTGGCAGGCGCCTCATCTGTTGGGTGGCCAGGGCAAGGGTGCCTGGCAGAATTGGTCCTACGAGCTGGAGATGAAGGACGAGTCTACGGGGGAGACGATCCATCAGAAAGATATCGCCGGCTCATCTCACACCGTGCACAATCTCCGAGAAAAATCGGAATACTCGATCAAAGCGGCCGCGTACACCAGCGCTGGTAGAGGACCCTGGTCCACGGAGTTCAGGGGCCGGACGTTGCG GGATGGATCGCACGCGTCCATTCTTTGGTCCGCCAACGAGGGTCTCCTACGGAGCGACGTGACTGGGGAGAACATTGATACCCTGATGTACAAAGCCAGCTTGAAGGAAGCTGAGACTGATTATCACATAGTCGACGTGAGCTGGTACAAGGACGTTCTATATATCGTGGGGAATAATTCTGCTCTATACCGGTACAATGTCACCAGCCATCAGAAGGCGAAGATGAATATTCATTCTGTCGGGAGTGTTGCCGTCGATTGGATATCGAGGAAGCTATACTGGGCTAATCCGAAGCAGCAGATC ATAACCAGAGCAAATTTGAATGGATCTCACCAAGAGCCCATGTCGATCTTAGCTATCGTTAAGGAATTAATGATCGACTCCATGGAGGCGTACTTGTACTGGTCCACCGGGCACGCTGTGGAAGTTGCGCGGTTAAATGGGCAGGATAGAAGATACTATCATTCTGACGAGATATTTAATGGCAAGCAAGTCATGGGTTTAACTCTGGACACCGAGAACAGATACGTTTATTGGATCGTTCGCAGTTACGAGAGCGGATCGATCGTTTATCGCGCGCCAACGTCTGAAAGAATCCCGATGAGTCACAAAATTGTGCCTGAAAAG GTTTCAGCTCTGCAGCATCCAAACATGCAAGGCCCACTGTGCTACTTCTCGGAACACCTTCTGTGGCTCCAAGACGACCGAAACGCGGTGATAGGCGACCTGTCTGGCCAAAACACCGCCATAATAAATGGGATCACCTTGTCAGGTCTCCACATGGTGGCTGTAATGGACCCAGCTCTCCACCAGTATCCAAAGAATCTCACGTCAGAGACTGTGGCGGTTTTGCCGAACGCGGTGAATTACAGCAGTATTAGGGTGGAAGGGACTTGGAGGAACTTCAACATCTCCTGGGACCCCGTGGAGAACATCAACTACGGAACGGTGTTCTACGAAGTGAAGTTTGCGGATTACATTAACACTAACTCCAATCCAGAGATCACCACGGAGACCTCGATGCCTTACAATAATTCCGAGCGGATTCTGCCGTACTCGGTGCTGGAGGTAACCGTGAAAGCGTTCACCTATTGGGAAACAGCACATCACACTAGGAGGACACTAAGATCGCCGCAAAGTGTGCCCAGTCAGCCAACGGATCCTAGAGCGTTCATTGAATTCCACAAAGAACCCCCCAGCGAGAGCGTCGACATATTCGTGATATTCAG ATGGGATCAACCAGAGTTCGCGAACGGCTTGATCGTGGGTTACACCGTTCAATGTTGGTTCATAGAGGACGACGCGGAGATCCAAATCTGCGATCAGTCTCTCATCTCCGATAAATTGCAGCACACCGTGCACGACCTGCTGCCAAACACTACGTACTATTTCCAAGTCCGAGCTCACACGGAGATCGGGCCCGGCCCGTACACCGACGTGATCAACGTGTCGACGATATACGAGAACCCAGTGCCGCAACTGTTGGTCGCAACTATGGACGCGGTGAGGATTTCGGACTTGGACCAGGAAGAGAATCACACTATCACTCGACACATCGCTGTCGAGGTCACTTACCTGGCAGCGGAGCGCAAGATCTATTGGATCAACGAGATGCAAGAGCTGGTCACGTCGGACTTGATCGGCGCGAACGCTACGAAGATCTTGACGCTGAATAACAGCGCCCTTAGTGTATCTGTCGATTGGGTTGCGAGAGATTTGTACTGGTCCGAGTCTGGCTACCGCGAGAACGGTGGCCACATCATCAAACTAGACTTGACCATGTGGCAGGCTGGGATTGTCAAGTACGAGCGCATCGTCACGGCTAATAGGCGCATCTTGAATCTCGATATCCTGCCATCAACAGG ATCGTTGTACTGGATAGAGCTGACGAAGAATGACAGGGGTGTGATAATGCAATCTGACTTGGACGGGGAATCTAGTCAACCCTTCTTCAACCACATCGACGATTGCTCTTGCCCGTACAGGCCATCCGTGATTCCTGTGATGGCGATCGACAGTACGAACATTGAAAAGCCAGCCATGTATTGGATCTCCCTGGAAGGTCACTTGAACATCGCTGATATCAATGGATGTACTTGCAGCTTGATAGTCAGCGCGGACTTCAACAAGGGCTTGCCGCCGACTTCTCTGACAGTCGATAAAATGAACATATATTGGTCGAACATCGCGGAGGACCAGATATACTTTATAAACAAGAAATACCCAGAGGATGGGGAGATCAAGCACTTTTATTTACCATCTGTGCGAAGCATCAAGGCTTTAGGGAAATCCCTGCAGCCCTATCCCATCACGAACTGCTTGGTGCCCCATCAGGTGTCCTACAACGTGGAAGAAACCAAGAAGACGGCGTACAGTATTACCGTGAAGCTCCCTCAGCCTGTCCCCCACATTGGTTGCGAGGGATACAGTCTACCCAGGACGCTGTACACGATATACGTGTCGCAGTGCCTGGAGAACGATCCCACCAAGTGCGAGGACAGCGAGAGAACGAAGCTGCAGACCTACGAGACGGAGTACGAGATAACGGATCTGAAGCCCTTCACGAAGTACAGATTGAAGCTGGCGTTGAGCAACTACTACGCCGATCTGGAGTCGATGAGCTTGGAGTTCGGTTCGGGTGTGGTGTTGAGAACCGGGGCTGGTGCTCCTACCACTCCAGAGAACGTTACCGTCCAAGCTCTGACGCCCACTTTGGCTGTGGTTTATTGGATGCCGCCGAAGATACTGAACGCCGCGGCGGTCAGGTACGAGGTGCACTGGCGATTGGTGCGATTGATAAACGGGGCACGGCAGAAAGGAGAGCAGCTGATAAAGGGCACCGAGCGCACGGCTGACGGTAGATTCTTCACGATGCTGGAGCCCTGGCTGCCTGGACAGGAATACCTGGTGTTCGTTCGTGCCTATCCCGCTCACTTTAATGACGTCTACAGCGAGAGCCGCGGCCAGGTGGTGAAAATGTTCCCGGAGCCGAATAACTTGACTTCATCCGGGATCAGCGTGAACAGCTTGAACGTGTCTTGGGTACCGACTGTCAACCTGACGATCAGGTACACTTTAGAGTACAAAGACGTCGCCGTGGAGGACTGGCAGATCGCGAACCACTCCACAGTGAGCAATGACAAAGTGACGTATTTCATTCAGAGACTGCAACCTCGTACTCTTTACAAGTTCCGTCTGCTTCTGAGGTATCCGAGTTATAAAAAGGACTTCGTTTGGCCAGCGGATGGCAGGTTCACGTTTCAGACGCTTG GCGACGTACCGAGTGCCCCGGGGATGCCCACGGTGACCAAGCTTCGCAATTCCGTTTACCAATTGAATTGGGAGCCTGCCCAAGCTCATGGCTCCCAGATCACCCTGTACTGCGTCGAGGGCATGAGGATAAACGAAATCAACGAGCAGATCGACTCCACGGAGAACGCGGTGTGGAAGTTGTATTACAACGGAACGGACAGCTATTGGATAATCACGGGGGACATGGACGACAAGTATCGGTTTCGCGTTCAAGCCAGGAACGCATACGGATTCGGCGCCTGGAGCCGGTCCAGCCTGATCGTGGACTTGACGGAAACTACGGGGGGTATATTGGCTGCTCAACAACACCTGGGGCTGGTGTTGGGACTCAGCGTCCCTGTTATCACCATCATGCTCATCTGCTTCTGCTACTTCCTCTGCC CAGTGTACAGGCAACGTAAAGAGGACAAGAAGGCAGTGTTACCACCTTTGGTGAGCGACGTGGAATTGGCCACCCTTCGGGAAATACCGCGGGGTAATTTCGTTCAGTCCAATGCCCTTTACGCGTCCACCTTGCAGAACGATCCTGACGACTCCACCCTTCCTAAGATCAGGCGAGAGCAAATTACGTTAGCGAAGTTCTTGGGCAGCGGGGCGTTTGGAGAG GTGTTCCAAGGAAACGCTATGGACCTGGACAGACCAGGAGTCACCCCCGTTGCGATCAAGACGCTTAGGAAGGGAGCATCGGCGCAGGAGAAGACGGAATTCCTTCAAGAAGCTAGGCTCATGAGCCACTTCCGTCACAAGCATGTTCTCAGACTTCTCGGTGTGTGCATGGACACGGATCCGCCGCTGCTGGTGCTGGAGCTCATGGAGGCTGGGGATTTATTGAGCTATCTGAGGGCCGGTCGATCCCTGCAACCAACGGACCCGCACGTTCTGCGTCTGCAGGACTTGCTCGCTATGTGCGAGGACGTGGCGAGAGGGTGCCGTTACCTGGAGGAGCTTCATTTTGTACATAGGGATCTCGCGTGCAGGAATTGCTTGGTGTCTGCTAGGGATCGAGAGAATCGTGTTGTTAAGATCGGTGACTTCGGGCTTGCAAgggatatatataaaaatgattATTACAGAAAG GAAGGGGAAGGATTGCTCCCTGTCCGGTGGATGGCTCCTGAATCGTTAGTGGATGGCGTGTTCACTTCGCAGAGCGATGTCTGGGCATTCGGTGTATTGATGTGGGAAATCACATCGTTGGGCCAGCAGCCATACCCTGCCAGAACAAACCTCGAAGTATTACACCATGTTCGCGCCGGTGGTAGATTGTCTAAACCCCTTAACTGTCCGCCCGTCTTGCACCAGTTGATGTTGCGTTGCTGGAGCGCTGCCGACGCCAGGCCCAGCTTTAAACTCTGCCTCGAAAACATAGTCAGACTTCGAAGTACTATAGAGGATGGACCGTTAAGTCCGGTGCATGCTGGTCATTACTTAGCTAGAAGGG GGAATTCGTGGAAATCCAGCAGCTCAGAAGGCAGCAGAGACATGCAGCCATTCCTTCAGAATTCTCATAATACACCGCTTACATCGCAATCGGGCGAAATACCAAAATACCTAGAATTATTAGCAGATAATGAAgacattatacagggtggcccaTAA